DNA from Flavobacteriales bacterium:
CGGTGATCGTGGTGGACCAGCCCGGCACCTACGCCGTGGAGGCCACGGATGCGCAGGGCTGCAGCGTGGCGGAGGCCATCACGGTGGGTACGGTCGGCTGCGACCCCGTTCTCCCCAACATCATCACGCCCAACGGCGATGGCGTGAACGATGGCTGGGGCCTGCCGCGCGGCGGATTCGTGGGGGCCCTCCTGCGCGTTTACAACCGCTGGGGTCAGCAGGTATGGGAGGGTGACCCCATCCTGCGCCGGTTCGCCGGCCATCACGCCAATGGCGATCTCCTGCCCGATGGAACCTACTACTACGAGCTGCTGCTCACGCGGTCCGATGCGGAGGTGAAGGCGCACACCGGCTACATCACGCTGCTGCGGTAGCCGGACTGCCCTTGGAGCCAGGGCCATGGAGGGGGGAGGCCGTCGTTACCTGAACGGAAACGCCTGTGCAACGCCATGCGGCTACATTCGCCAGCGTCCATGCACGCCGACTTCGCGCCCATCGCCGCGGGCGACCGCCCGGCCTTCGAGGCGCTCTTCAGGGCCCACTACCGGGCCTTGTGCGCCTTCGCCATGGGCTACCTGAAGGATATGGACAAGGCGGAGGACCTGGTACAGGACCTCTTCTTCCGCCTCTGGCTCGACCGCGAGCAGGTGAATGTCACCACCAGCGTGAAGGCCTATCTCTATGCGAGCGTCCGCAACCGCTGCCTCAACGCCCTGAAAGCCGGCGCCCGGGTGCGGGCCTTGACGGAGGACATCGATGACCGGGTGCAGGATGACGGGCACAGCGAGGATGAGCACACCGAGCGCATCGCCCGTGTGCAGGCCGCGATCGAAGCGCTGCCGGAGGAGCGCCGCAAGGTGTTCAAGCTGAGCCGCTATGAGGGGCTCAAGTACTACGAAATCGCACAGCGACTCGGCATCAGCGTGAAGACCGTGGAGAACCAGATGGGCAGCGCGCTGAAGGCCCTGCGCATCGAATTGAAGGACCTGGTGCCCTTGCTGCCCTGGCTGTTCGGGCTGGGCGAGGGTGGGGGATAGGGGTTTCCGGCGGATCGGTTGTCATCAACAGGATATATGGATCACAGCGGCATCGATAGCGACCTCCTGGCCCGGTACATCACCGGTGAAGCGGACCCGGCGCAGCGCGCCCGGGTGGAGGAGTGGGCCGCGGCCAGTGCCGACCATGCCCAAGAGCTGGAGCGGATGCGGCGCATCTGGGGGTGGGGCGCCGAGGCGGAGCCCGGCCCCGGCGCTGATGTGGACACGGCATGGTCGAAGCTGGAGCAGCGCATCGCCGGTGAGGAAGGCCGCGGACGCGTCATGCCCATAGGAGGCGGGGGCGGCGGGCTGCGCCGCTGGGCCGCAGCGGCAGCCCTGGCGGGCGTGCTGCTGGCCGGTTGGTGGCTGCTGCAGCCCGGAACGCAGCGCTACGTTGCCGATGCGGCGGCAGTGGATGCCCGCCTTACGGATTCGAGCCGGGCGGTGCTCTCACCGGCCAGTGCGCTGGCCGTGCGCATGGGGCGGCAGCGCCGGGTGGAGCTCAGTGGCGAAGCCTACTTCGAGGTGGTGCGCGACACAGGTCGGCCCTTCGTGGTGGAAACGGATCACGTGGTCGTCACCGTCCTGGGCACCGCCTTCGAGGTCAGCGCCTACGACACGGCTGCCGTGGTGCGCGTGCGCGTGCGCAGCGGCCGGGTGCAGGTGGCTGCCGCTGGCGATACCATCACGCTCGCCGCCGGGCAGCATGCGGTCTTCCACAAGCACCGTCATGTCCTGGAGCGCAGGCCCGCCCCGCCGGCCGAAGCGTGGGGCAACCGCATCCTCCAGTTCGAGGAAGCCAGCCTCCGCCAGGTGGCCGAGCAGCTGCAGCGGTCCTATGGCGTCCGCATCGCCTTGCGCACCGAAGCCATTGCGCGGTGCACCCTCACCGCGGAGTTCGACGATGAGCCCATCGAGCGCATCCTCGCGGTCATCGCGGACACCTTCGGACTGGAACTGACCGGCAGCGGCCGCGAATTCGCACTCGATGGCGAAGGGTGCTGAGCGCTGGCCGTCACCGCGCTTCGGTCTCCTCGTGGTGCTGATGGCCGCAGCGCATGCCCTTTCGGCCCAGGCCATCCTGCAGCGGCGCATCACGGTCCATGCCGAGTCCGTCCGGCTCTC
Protein-coding regions in this window:
- a CDS encoding RNA polymerase sigma-70 factor yields the protein MHADFAPIAAGDRPAFEALFRAHYRALCAFAMGYLKDMDKAEDLVQDLFFRLWLDREQVNVTTSVKAYLYASVRNRCLNALKAGARVRALTEDIDDRVQDDGHSEDEHTERIARVQAAIEALPEERRKVFKLSRYEGLKYYEIAQRLGISVKTVENQMGSALKALRIELKDLVPLLPWLFGLGEGGG
- a CDS encoding FecR domain-containing protein yields the protein MDHSGIDSDLLARYITGEADPAQRARVEEWAAASADHAQELERMRRIWGWGAEAEPGPGADVDTAWSKLEQRIAGEEGRGRVMPIGGGGGGLRRWAAAAALAGVLLAGWWLLQPGTQRYVADAAAVDARLTDSSRAVLSPASALAVRMGRQRRVELSGEAYFEVVRDTGRPFVVETDHVVVTVLGTAFEVSAYDTAAVVRVRVRSGRVQVAAAGDTITLAAGQHAVFHKHRHVLERRPAPPAEAWGNRILQFEEASLRQVAEQLQRSYGVRIALRTEAIARCTLTAEFDDEPIERILAVIADTFGLELTGSGREFALDGEGC